Genomic window (Psilocybe cubensis strain MGC-MH-2018 chromosome 1, whole genome shotgun sequence):
AGCGCATGTTAAGGGCAATAAATTAGATCGTGAAGAAAAGACATGAAGCATTGGGGGAAGAGGGCCTTACCGTTATCTTAACGGGACCTCATAAACATCTCTTCGAGAGGGAACCATCGGGATTAAGAAAGTTATATGCACCGCAATAACTGTACTAGGCTAATATTAAAGCTTCACATGGTTAAAACCTACGTGTCAGCCCGACATGTGTGCGATGAATATCCTGTCAGTCAAGATGGAACTTCAGCGGGTAGCAGACATTCGATTGGGCAGTCACTTGATAGATTACACGCCACTTCCACAGGACGCCCGGCTTAGATACCAAGAGGAGCTCGCTGCAACGGTTGCTCGCCGGACCCATTTCCCGATGACGAATGGTTAAAGAGGTTTGAGAGCACAAGAAAACACAAGAAGCAGCACTCCACATCCGCTTTCCGGCTAACCACGCATATGGGAAATTCCTGATACGGTTATCTTAGTGAACTAGAAGACAATTCTTGGACGTCTCGTCCCGAGAGCACATAAGGTGACCTCCAAAGAACCTTCAGAAGAATGGAGATACAACGGCGGTCGTATGGACAGCAAACGAAGTCAAAGATAGTAATAATTCCAAAAGTCACTTGTACATATTATCCAATACTAAATGAGAGCAACGATGAATTAGGCTGAGTGCATACAGATGATGTGCAGATAATCTACTGGGGATGAGATgagaaaaaagtaaaaatGCAAGTAAGATTGTTGGAGCAAAAGGGTCTCCGTGTGACTGAAATTTTGACTATCAGACACGATTAAGCGGACTGCCTTGATTACAGCACTTACGATGCCAGCCGAGTGTATAATGAGGAGTGGGTATGATTGGTTGAAATGGGGATGAGAAGGAAGAATAGGAAGAAATGGTGTTATGCATACTATTGCTAAAAGAAATGAGAAATTATCAATTATTTCAAATAAAGAACAGCTCAATGTCATGACATACCCCTCATGAAGGAGTCGCTTGGCTGCTTGAACTAACTCAACAGCATTTAGATCCAGGAATCCAGTTCTTGACCTTGAGTTTGACCGTGCCCCGCCGTCGTGCCCCACTCAGACTGCCAAAACTCAGACGACTAGAGCTGTTGACTCTGCGCAATGCTCTATCACCGTAGCTGACACCGCTGCCAGCTTTCTCGGGATCCAAAGTACCTGATTCTATTGCGAGGAGGATCGCACGGGCCGCTAGTAGGAACGGCGCTTCCACATTCTCCCCTGTTAATGACGAGGCTTCTAGAAAGTGGACATCTGCAAAGAACCCTATAATAAGACAACTGCGAGTCAAGAACCAGCGATTCACGTGTACTCACCGTTCTCTGCCGCCCATCTGCTCGCCTCAGCCCACTCGACTTCTCTGTCATCTTCCCGATCAGACTTATTGCCTACAAGTACCACAACAAGGTTGGGGCTAGCCAATGTTCGGGCATCCGCAAGCCATCGTGAAAGGTTTAGGAAAGAATCTCGACTGAAACACGATGAATATTTGTAGAGACGGCGTAGAAACTGACTTATCGTCGCACTTTGTAATATCGTAAACGAGTATCGCACCTGCCGCGCCGCGATAATAACTCCGCGTTACTGACCTATTCATGGTGTTACTCAGTGTCCCAGAAGACCAACTGACAAAAACCAACCGAAATCGCTCCTGCCCTGCAGTATCCCATAGCTAAAATGACGGCATTGACCACATGGATCCAAGAGATGGTTCAACATTTACGGACCTGCAATTTGATCCTCTTCTCTCCCAGCTTCACAGTCCTACTGGAGAATTCCACGCCTATTGTATGTTGCGAGTGATCCTTGACTATCATGAATTAAGTTTACAGCAATGATTGGAAACTGGGAAAAAACGAACAAGAGTTATGTGTAAAGTGATGCAGTAAACATGATTTCCCTGTTCCGGCTTCCCCTATAGCACAAAGAACAGCATTAGTGGCCAACAAATCTGCGAGATACGAAAAGATTTTACCAATAACAATATATTTCATCAAGAAGTCTGCAAGGACAAGTTGGTTGAGTTGCTTATCTCTTAACTGGGAGCAGCACTTGACATGGTGAAGAATCACGGACCATATGTTTCTAGAAGCTCTGTGGCATCTGTGTCGAAATCATTGGGCATGATAACCGTGAAATGGCACTTAAAGAGCCAAAGGCGAAAGCGAGTTAAATGAGAGCACGATTCAGGATTCAAGTCCTCTGAACGGCCTCATGGCCTCAGTCGCTTGACTTGACCATttatgatgttgatgaacaGTAAACCTGATCACGTGAGTCGTTCAGGGGCTTGGAAAATGGGCTAGAATTTCTCAAGCGTGAAGCAAGGCAAAAGGCAGAATTTGGAGTCTGTAAACTCTAAATAGACTCTTAATATGATTCTTTCATCAAATCTTTGATATTAGTTTACTTGTACAAATTGCCTGGAGTGATGAATGTCATCATAGATGAGATAGGGGCTTTCCTCCACATTCACCATCCCTTCCATGGGACCCATACATCAACAACCTCATTTCCCTCGCCTACATCACTATCAATAATATAATACCATGGATATGCCTCATTAAAGGCCGATGAGAATTAGCGCtctccaaaaagaaaagaaagcttACTGCAGCAGTCAAACAGGCATGTTGGCCAACGATACGGACAATCGTTCCGAGTTTCAGAGGAGTCGCGCTTGAGTTTCTTGGAGTCAAAATTCCATGTTCTTGTGATATCCTTGATAGAGTCCATGGAAGACCGATGACCTCCCCGAAGCTTCCTGAAGGACCTGTGTCTTTGCTAAATGCGATAGCCCCGGCGTCCACCAAAGCTTCATCGACTCCATCCACGCCTCTGCCAGGGTAATATGATACTACTGTTGCCCTGACATGTTGGGCGATGCGAGCATAATCGATCAAGCTCGTATGTTGTTGTTGCAAATCTAGCATAGGATAATTACCTATGAGAAGATTTAGTAAAAAAATCAAATGGCAATGATAATTCTCGCCTGCATGAAGCTCCAGAGTACCATGCAACACTTCAGAAAGCAGTTCCCTTGTCTGTTTACTGGCAGCGTGTGCCGTTGGTGTTGATCCAACAGACAGTGTAAATGGTTGGGTAACATCGACACGATGATTCAATTTCGAAATCATATCCAGCGCGTACTCGGCGGCGATGTTTACAGCTCGAACCTCcccggacaaaaatgcagAGGCATCAGAAAGTGACGTCGATGCGTATGAATTTCCTGCATGCCCATAAAATCCAAAAAGCCTAACAAATTTAGATTTCACAACGGCATCAAGAAGGGAGTAAAATACAGGTGATCCAGGAGATACTCCAGCACGGCTAGATTGTATCAGCAAAGGTCAATAACTCCAATGTCGTCAAAACTGACTTTTGACCACCGTTTATTTTAATGAAGACAGACCACTTGGCCGATGTTGCTTGATTGGCTTCAAATTGATCCAGAAATGTGATTTGGTCGGGATGGTCAACTAGTAGCCGAACGATACCTCCACTTTGAGCAAATTCTTGTCGAAGATTCGAAAGATCTTGCACTTTGTTTATAGCAACTGGGAGACCGTATAACAGCTATTAAAAAAACTCATCTTCATGAAGTATTTCAATGATGTCTGGAACACTCACATCTTTGACCGTGGAATCTGCGACTAACCCGCTACGGACAACCTGCCAAGCCTCCATGAGAGTGGAGACAATAACAGCATGTGTTTGGTTTGCTTGTGAATGTAGTTGGAGCCTTGTTCCTTCAACGGTCTGTTACTCCGTTGATTATTAGCAACTCCAGATCATTTCGAAAAAAGGCTCACTTTGTGCGTCTTGAGATGAGCACGGAAGGTCGCACCCCAATCCAGTGCCTTTTTGTGCATGTTTGCGCAATTATGCGCAAACAATTTGCGGTCAATGAAGATAGCTGGAGTTCTGATACTGTCGATGGGTTTCCCAACATATGCATCGAGAAGTGCTTGCTTATTTGGGCCGTTGAGGAACTCCAGGGGTGTGTTTGATTGCAACGCCATGTTAGATGCAAGAAATTCGACGAGATGGATAGGTAGCTGAGGGAAACTTAAATGCGGCCACTATGACTCTCGGACGACGCCATGATTGCTTGGGCTTGTTTGTCGACAGTCTGACGGTCCCTTAGGTATGCAGCGAAGGTTGACTCTGGCGAATGGTCCCGGTCAGAGGTGGTCAGCTCACGGGAGATGTTTAGAAGACACGGTCCGCTCTGTCCGTCAATAGATTAAATAGATATATGCTTTGGGAGTACACGTAGAAGATCCGTTTAAGGGAAACATATGCGTTTGAGGTCGGTATAGCTGGAAAAGATAGGTTGTCATCAGACTAAGAGGATTTCTTAACGCCAACTTGTCTTCATAATCTGATTTCCTGCACAAGGAAGGACAAAAGCTTGCGGGTCGTTGGAGATTTGATCCGAAGTCATTTGTAGATTAAATTTACACGATCATGTGATGATTTAAAAACCACCTTGGCACGGACGGAGGGTATTGTGGTTCATTCGATGTTCCAGAGTGGCAGTCTACCACTGCTACTCGTATGCACTAGTAAATGCTTTGCACCAGCGTTTCCATTTGCGATACGTGAATTGTATGGCAAGTCACCTATATAAGTATTTCCCTTCATCTTTTGCAAAGAAGCAAACCACAACTATTCACATTTCAAATGGCGACAACCAGGGATCGATATGAGACTCCTGTGATGACGGCGGATATTATCACTGTGGAATTCAATATGTTTCTCCTTCGATCTACTCCATTTCAAAGGAGATTCTGTTGGGTTGGTTACTTGCTTTCTTCATTTCACCCATCACCATGAGGTCTGCAGATACACAAATCCCGTCAAGTTCGCCGTTATCTCCCAAGTCAACCTCAAGGTCACCGGATTCCATTCTTTCATCAGGACCTACTACTCCGGGACCTACTACAGACAGTTATTTTGGAAACGCAATATACGAGTCTCCACCAGCTTCGGACTCTTGCGAATCGGAATCATCTTACaatgaggacgaagatgacgcGCAAACCGACTCGACTCTCGACGATGCTGGATTgcatccagaatttggtcATCCCTTACAAAGAATGCCGCGCATCAGAAGCGCTGACCACGGATTGAATTACGACTCTGACGCAGAATTGAAATCACTTTTGAAGAGTGCTAGCTCTTCACAGTCAAATGTAAATATACCAGATAGTGATATGGTGTGAGTTATCACAATCGTGACTATCTCATTTTCCACTGATGTGGGTTCAGAAACTATGACCGCATTATCGACATACTACTCGAACGAAAACCTAATCCATTTATCAGTCATAATCAACACGATTTAGTCCGCTTATTCCCTCCAATACGATTGAAAAAGTGTGCTGAACTCCTTCCCCAGGTCCTGTTTGATTCACCGCTGGATGACACGATGTATCGATACCAAGAAGCTTTACCTCCACTCATGGTCAAACGTTTTAAAAAATCTTCTTCACTAGagctccttctccttctggAACTCAATGTCCCAGAGCTAAGAGAAGATCCATGGAATCCCTCTCCTCATATTGTGCGAGCCGTAGAGAGAGATGATTACATCTACCTATGCATGCATCGCCTTTTCGAATACAACAATCCGCCTCTGGCCTCTGTTGCCCACTATATTGACTTCTTCAGACAGGTTCTTGAGGTTGGCGTTCTATTTCAAACGTATACACTATAATCTCACGTATTGACATTAGGGCCTTTCATTCCTTCACGAACAGCGCATCGCTGGTTTTAGATGCGGTGAACACACGTCTTTCATGGTTGATCTCAGCAGTATGCCGCATACTCCCGCACTCCTGCGCCCTGGGGATGAACTCGCCACGCCCCGGTTTGATCGTTACTCTTATCCCGTCCGATACTATTTTGTCGACTTTAGTCAAGCAACGCGCATTCCGAACTCATCGCCATTTCTATCCTCTTCCACATCAACTCAAGATGGAATTGGTGCAAACAAACGAGCAGACAACCCCTTCAAGCGTGATATTGAAGACTGTGGTGCCATGTTCAATGCTCTCCTGaatgatgtcagtgcattTTTCCTAATTTCATTCAATCATCACTCAATGGAACTGTCCAAATGTCACCAGGTCCCCCAAATAACAACAAAATTCAAATCTTTAACAAAAGCAATGATATTTGGTGGATTCATGGCAGATGACGCGCGCAGGCTATTTGAAGCTTTATGCCGTTCTCTCGATGCATCTGTCTTTGATAAATTGGCCATCCATGAAGGTCCTAATAAAACACTGGAAAGGGCACATACCATTTGCCACCTGATAGCCGACCCAAAAAATGCCAACCGCTGCCGAGAGAAAGTCGTCTCTCGTTGATGGTTCAGCTAGGTATATCATATTACAAAGCATTTTTCTTAGATTCAACTATAGTTCATCCTGTGCATCTTATTATGCTCAATTCATGTCTCCACAATGAAATCACAATCAATGTATTCTGTTTCGCGTGTGGTCCCTCGAGAGGCCTACATTGCCATACAACCCAACAACTTCACTGTTGAAGGACCTTTCAATCATTATGCGGCTGCGATCGCCTCTatttcaacatcaacatcgttCGGCAGTTTTGCCGCTTGAATACAAGTCCGCGCAGGCTTTGGACTGGGCAAAAGCTAGCACATAAGGTTTTAGTGGGTGCTACACTTCGTTTCTAAATGAACTTACCTTCTCATACACTTCATTCATTTCAGTAAAGTTATCCATGTTCTTCAAGTATACGTTAACTTTGACCACTTTCTCCCAAGACGACCCAGCAGCTTCCAAAACGTTTCCTAAATTGTGGATGCATTGGGCCTAAAATGAATACCATTAAAACTATGTTCGGTTTTCTCTCTGCAATTTGTTACTGTGTGCTCCTTTATTCCCCCTTGAACGACTTGGCCGTTCACATCTGTTGGCGTTTGGCCGCTCAGGAATATCAGACCAGGAACTTTTGTTGCATGCGCTACAATACGCGTTCGTTATTATATGCATCACCATTAAACACTTGGGAACTCACAAAGGATGTGTTGGAAGTTCGAATTTTTGGTGGAGTTGATTTTTTCGACAGACATGACGGCAGGTTTGAGTTGTTCGTTCTATCTGGGTTGTTGATTCACTTATCACATTCAATCAAGAGGTTATGTATTGGATAATAATCGTATAGGGAGCCAGATGACCTCGGATCGCGCGGTCCGTGTTTTGAAGAAGCCATGCGAATCCAGTTGACTAGGTCAAGTATCCTTCTTTCCCCAAGCATTTTCGACTCACGGCCATTATTTTCGTTATCTTCTATTTTTAGTCGCTACAGCCTTTGAAACCTGATTGCACTACTCACGAGACGTTGGGGTATTCGGCATAATGAAGATTCTTATCCATTTTGGCTATACAAAAGAATCAGTGTTCCATGCCTGCAATCGCGGCCCTGCTTTCGGTGAACTCtgctcatcatcatcatggcGTCTGCTCCCATTTCCAACGAAATATTGAGGACCTCGAGCAAAAATCGCGACCAAAAGGATGACCTTATACGACTGGATATGTCTCAAGTTGATCCTGAAGAAGAGCGTGAACTCCGCTGGATGTTTGATCTAAACTTGCTACCTCCTATGGCATTTATGTTTGTCAAAGATTTCATGATGAGCTTTTCTAACTTGTTTGCGTTGTTCACATAGGTACCTTTGTAATGCTTTAGATAAAGGAAACGTCGGAAATGCAAAAACCGATGGATGGGATAAAGTAAGTGATATATCCTTCCTACTCATGGAACCGCTGCTCACGTTCGATTAACAGGACATCCACCTCACAGGCAACCAGGTTTGAGCTATGTATTCTCTGTGAGGCAATCCACAGTAACGATATTTATCCAAGTATTACCTGCTCGTTATGATATTCTATGTGAGGTTTCCAAACCATGTACCAATCTTTATTCTTAATCCTAGAtttaaaaacaaaaaaatattCTAAGGTCCCGTTTTGTCTGTAAGCTGTGTTGTCTCTTTGAGTGAATAGGATTTGGCTGACACTGATTTTTAATAGTTTTGGGACGCCTATTTCTTTATTTGTGAAGAGATATTCCGCTGCACGCATCCTTCCTCTGATGATGATTGGATTTGTGAGCCTCTTCATGCCAATCGTACTCAAATCGGTTTTATTCAAGCCGCCCTCGTCGATATATTAGGGCTCGATGTGAGTAGCGAGTAATACGGCTATGAAGCTTAAACTAACACAATTGTCCAGGTCATTGTTGGCCGGCGCAGCCAAGAATTTTTCAGGTATATTTACAAGACTACGGAAATAGTCAAACCTCTCAAAACTCAATTTAACGCTATCCAGAGATCTTTGCCATCCGGTTTTTTCTCGGAATTTTTGAGGCGCCTATGCTCCCTGGTGTAGTTTTCTATCTTTCGACCTTTTATAAGCGAGGGGAACTTGCCTCTCGAATCGGCCTTTTCTACGGTATAGGCAGTCCTATTTTGCCCAAAACGACGGTCCTTACATCCAACTTATAGCTGCTGCTTCAATCTCAGGTGCATTTTCTGGTGTGTTACTTCTGACTCTGGAGATGTATCGGATTAAAAAATTCAACTGACTAGGGTTGATCGCATACGGTGTCTTCCACCTGCACAGCACGAAGTACCATTCATGGCAATTTTTATTTTGGATTGAAGGTAGTTTTACTGACTGTTTCAAGTTCCAGTTTTTAGGCTTATTATGGTAACAGGTGGATTAAGCGTGATATTCGCTATTTTTGCTTGGTTTTGGCTTCCAAGGTCCCCATCAACGTGGTCTAGGCTTACTGAACGCCAAAGGGCGGTAGCGGATGCCAGGATTCGGTCAGATTCTTCTGTAACGACTAACGAAAAGTTGAACATTCGCGATGCGTTTCGACCGTTCGCTGATCCTATGTATTGGTGATTATTTTTTCCCGTTAGAATGCCCGGCATAGAACTTTTGTATTAATTCTTTTGGATCAGGGTATGGGCCGTCATTTGTCTGTCATTTGGAGTACCGCTGGCTAGTGTCAATAATTTCTTACCGCAAATAGTCGCTAGCCTGGGTTATTCTACCATCCGCACAAACCTTTTGACCGTCGCACCCAACATTGTTGGTACCGTAGCCCTGTTATTACTTACCTTTTCTTCGGACTACTTTCGAGAACGATCCATTCACATGTAGGAGTTCGTTTGTTGTGATATGTTCACTCAGATCTGACGTTTACCAAGTTGCGTGGCATTGGCGGTTGGTATTACAGGATTTGTTATTCTTGGGGCAATAGATGTCGTAAAAGATAAAGGAGTAGCATATTTTGCTTGTTTCCTATTGACAAGTGGGGTGCGTATACATATCGACGTTTCAAATAAAAACTGACCCCTTGTAGGCATTCGCTCCCTCGGTGTTAGTTAGTGCATGGTATTCTAACAACACTCCCAGTGAATCAAGACGTGCCGTTGTGGCAGCGGTCATGGGTATGTGCTTCCTTGCAGCCGTTGCCATTGTTTACCTGAAAATGTTTCAAGTTGCAATTGCAAATTCTGCTGGGTTAATATCCACTAATGTGTTCAGGGCTAAAGACGAACCTAAGTACATACCAGGTCAGGCAACcatttttatttcattttcaagCACTCACACATCCAAACCAGCTCTGGCGATATCAGGTCCGTGCGAAATGGCTCAGCTTTGTCGTTGTTCATTAACACTTCGCAGCTGGTTTTGGTGGACTGTGCTTGTTACTCGTTGCAAGGTAAATTCACTGTCGCACATCACGGATCAGGCTGTTCAAACATGTTGGTCTAGCGTTGGGATATACATGAGATTAGAAAATCAGCGAAGGAACAGGGTCCAAAACGTCAACATTACAGCAGCTGATGTTGATACGGAAACTTTGGCTCTGGGCCCAATTTCCCCTTCGTTCCGTTACATGTATTAGTTTGTGTATAATGCCTTCCTTTTCAACCCATCGAACAAGAGACCTACGAAAGAACCTACATCTCAAACCGTCAGTTTCCTGCAGATGTCAAGTCCGAGGCAAGGTCTGAACCATGTCCACATACTAAAGGTGTGGTTGATGATCGATTGCCGGGTACGACAAGATTGCTTATTATTTTTCGGTTGATAATCTAACACGGAAAAAACATTTGAGGGTAAAagcacaaaaaatgtcaagatGTATCTGTGTATAACCTGCCTGTCACACTCTAGGAAAGCCAAGATGGCAACCTTAGAtaggaggggaaggggatCTGGACTTTACACAAATTGAGATGTAGCAACgtaagaaaaggaaaggcgTCAAACGCTATGTGTCTTGTATCTGATCTGTTTAtaaacgaaaaaaaagaaagttcAGTGAGGATGTGTCTTACAATCCTAATTACTTGCTGGCACAACACTGCTTTCTAAAGTCTGGCCGCAAGAACACTACTGATGGGCTTGCATAATGGCGTCAGATA
Coding sequences:
- a CDS encoding D-serine dehydratase, whose translation is MALQSNTPLEFLNGPNKQALLDAYVGKPIDSIRTPAIFIDRKLFAHNCANMHKKALDWGATFRAHLKTHKTVEGTRLQLHSQANQTHAVIVSTLMEAWQVVRSGLVADSTVKDLLYGLPVAINKVQDLSNLRQEFAQSGGIVRLLVDHPDQITFLDQFEANQATSAKWSVFIKINGGQNRAGVSPGSPVFYSLLDAVVKSKFVRLFGFYGHAGNSYASTSLSDASAFLSGEVRAVNIAAEYALDMISKLNHRVDVTQPFTLSVGSTPTAHAASKQTRELLSEVLHGTLELHAGNYPMLDLQQQHTSLIDYARIAQHVRATVVSYYPGRGVDGVDEALVDAGAIAFSKDTGPSGSFGEVIGLPWTLSRISQEHGILTPRNSSATPLKLGTIVRIVGQHACLTAAAREMRLLMYGSHGRDGECGGKPLSHL
- a CDS encoding Protein HMF1, with translation MSVEKINSTKNSNFQHILSHATKVPGLIFLSGQTPTDVNGQVVQGGIKEHTAQCIHNLGNVLEAAGSSWEKVVKVNVYLKNMDNFTEMNEVYEKLLPSPKPARTCIQAAKLPNDVDVEIEAIAAA
- a CDS encoding Ras-related protein Rab-4B; protein product: MNSRDSFLNLSRWLADARTLASPNLVVVLVGNKSDREDDREVEWAEASRWAAENGFFADVHFLEASSLTGENVEAPFLLAARAILLAIESGTLDPEKAGSGVSYGDRALRRVNSSSRLSFGSLSGARRRGTVKLKVKNWIPGSKCC
- a CDS encoding putative transporter (putative transporter C1039.04); its protein translation is MASAPISNEILRTSSKNRDQKDDLIRLDMSQVDPEEERELRWMFDLNLLPPMAFMYLCNALDKGNVGNAKTDGWDKFWDAYFFICEEIFRCTHPSSDDDWICEPLHANRTQIGFIQAALVDILGLDRGELASRIGLFYGIGSPILPKTTVPINVV